The genomic region GcaaaccaaaattataaccaTACGAGAAAAATTCCAAGTGAAAAATGTAGTTTCTCTAGCATCAGCTTTTTGAGAGCTTTTCTGTCATCTCAAAAGATCCTAGGAAACCATAACCACTGTAATTACCTGCCAAGCAATAATCTGGAACACTATTATTGCATAGGTGGAAATGTCGGGAATTATTGTGTTAATCAGTTGTAATGTGGCATAGATGTATGCTATTTCTTCCACAAGAACATACCAGAAATTGGTTGCCACCTTCCATGAAATTTAATGCTGTACTGAGCAAAAATGCAGATAGCAATAGATATTTTCTTAAGCAAAAATCGCAACAGAAAGTTCCTGATTCTGACTATCTGGCAAATTATGAGCAAGCTGTTTCTAATTGTAACATGAGATTCCTTCGGCAGGGGACCTCCTCAAAGTTTTCCAGGTTTAAAGTAGAAATGTAACTGAATAGATTAATAATCGCCAAAGATAAGAACTACCACCATGATGCAAGAACAATGCTCTTCTAGTTGCCAAGACATGAAATAAAGCTTCTGAAATCAGTCGTTCGTGTTCACGttctaaacaaattaatttaccttgcgaaaatcatatattgatgAAGTTGTGGGTTTAAGTTGTAGACCAACCAGTTACCAGGCAACTATCAATTGTATTTCTTCAAATCTCACAAGGCCCATGCTTCAACTAGCACCTTAATGTAAGCGAGAAGGATTTAGCAGTCTTGACACCTCTAAGCAATCCTGAGAGAGCCTAAGTGCGAGCAGAACATCCAATAACTAGTTCATTTGCGTGCTATAATATCTTGTAATCTCTACTCCATGAATCTATTCTGAAGTTTGTACCGCCAACTGATTGTCACAAGTAGTATTTTGAAGAATCCTTTTATTTAGGAAAAGTATCATCCCAACTTCAAATGCTGGTTGGACATTCTTAGTGAgataattgaaacaaaaatgtgAAGATATTTCAGTGGAACTATCAAAGCCACCTTATGTAAGTTAACCAACTGAAATGATTTTAATTGTCATTCACAAATCAATTCAACTACTGCCTTACTGGAACCAAACAAAGCTCTCTCTTCTCAACTGATAAAATCCTTTCCTTCTCAACTAATTACAACAGAACCCTACCAGTAGTTTGATGTTGAGCACTCTGCTTCACATGCAGAGCTATGTCAATGCTGCGAAACATCATGTtgaataagaacaaaaaacaagtCAACCAAAAAAACAATGCTGAAATCACAAGCTAGATAGGACTTGCAATGGAACTCATGATGAACAGTTACCATCTAACGAGGCTAGCTTTCAGCTATAACGTTATTGTGAAGTTTATTGGATCTCTGTAATAACTCAGCAAACCtgtaacttttttctttgccCTCGTCATACAGGGTCAcaaatacattaatttgtAGCATGGATAAGGACCCACAGAGTGGCACGAACTTTTTATCTTGGTTGTTATATTATAACATGAACGTggcataaattaaattttcatccgGGTACCAATAATccattaattatatctatatcaCTTAAAAAGGTAGCAAATAGAGAAATTTTGATTACAAAATAACATATCAGGAAAATTAATATGCTGAACAAAGCTACAGATTTGTGTCCAAATCCTACTaaagaaaactaaatataGTTCCCCCTTATCTGAAACATATCACTAGCTCGCCACTCAACCACACATCAGAATGAAAGACAATCATGACAGTAAACATGCGGCACCATAATATGTGGCAGCCTTCTTAATGGCAAgctaaaaatcaaaagtattaCGTATTCAAACATAAGATTTTACAATACTTAAGAACGCGAATACTTCCATAAGACCAGTTGATGTCTTTTGCAACACTAGAATTGGTGCAAGGTCATTCTACAGCCGAAATCATCCCTCCAGATATCTTTCAGTTCTAGTCCTTTCATTTTCCACATAGTTAGAGACTAAAGCTCAAATACCTCCTCCCTTagtaaaagattttttttctccccACACTGATTTCAAGAAGTCACATATTGCTTAATCCTTAGCCCTTTACACTTTCAAATCCTTGAAACATCAGCAACAAACAACCGATAAAATAACTTGAACCATTTTTATATGCAGGTTATATGTCCAAAGCGAATTGATACAAACACAATCAATTTCAAGGCAGAAAACTCATTCTAACTGAATATACGATGATTGACAAAGTAGCAAAAATGATATATCTTAAGGGTCATAAATCataaccaaaattaaaagcaAGAAGTAGAAATAGGGTACCTGAAGATTTAGGTAGAAGTTTCTTGGACGGCGGCTCGGATTCTGGACTGGTGGCGCGGCAGCGGCCAGACCAAGAATTGCTTTCGGAAGGAAATGAACGGTGGAGATTAAGTTTAGGAGAAGATGAAAAGCAGAAGGTGAAAGAGTTGGTGGTTGGGGTGGGGCAACTGAGAATTGGCGGCGGCgcgtggtggtggtggttaaTGCTCGGGGCGAAAGGAAAGGGGCAAGAGGCCATTCTTGCGGAATACTTTTTGGAGTTTTCTTTCAGTTGCTGTAGTCTTTTGCTCGGGTTGGGCATCTAACCGCCTACAACTGTCGGATCCGGGTCCGGATCCAATCTCAACTTCCAAGTCTTGATCCGAATCTATTCTTTGACCAaatctttaatatattttaataaaaagtaaaaaatttatttttattttaaatttaaaataataaaaataacagaaaatttggaaaaacaaaagaatttcaatttcagtGTATTTATTCGATTGAAATGTAATTCTTTGAAATAGTTCTcaacatgaataaaaaattaaatgtaaaaaaaaaaaaaaaaaaaaggagtttGAGTAGAATCCGAATGAAAAAGATCCAACTGAAACccctttttattaatttctacaCTGTTAGTGGGCTGCAATTCTCATAAAAATTGGGCCTCCCCCAAGCCCAATAGacaatgttttcttttcctttttctttttatttatattttagggtATATTACGACGACCCctaaaatttggcataattacgaatactccctcattatttaaaaaattacaaatatcccttAATATccgataaaattatataatttttagatggaTGTTTGAAATTACCAATTATGtccttactatatttttttaaaaattatcaacttaaCGGGAACTAACGAAATGAGCTAATTGTTAAATGACCtttaaaatcagaaaaatattcgtaatttttcaaataatgagagattatttataaatattaaatttcaatagaggtgattgtaatttaaacaatattattattcatattatttaagtCTTATAATCTAATAGTTTTGTACTTAGTTGAGATAAAATGGGAGGAGGTGAATGAAGGGTCATTTCTTGCATCATGTCAATAGGTGGGAACCACTCTTTTTCTGAATTCACAAAGCAAAGAAGCATAAATGCAGCATGCTTTCTCCACTTGCTCTCACAACCAACTTTCACTCTCTTCTACATataattcaattcttttttttaaatgtaaattattttgatattttttaaaattaaatttaagtaaatattattttttataaaattataagtatttttctttgacaatgacaataaatttacatgtacatcccttaattaaattgcatcAACATTCATTTATTGagtatatttgtaattttataaaaaaaatatatataatatttttatataattaaatacaggataaattatattgatcatCCCCTAAGGttagatcaaaataaataaatatatcatattttttataaaattacaactacacttTTGAGGGATGTTATAACTGTAATATTTTGCAGAGGgcatttgtgtaatttttgcttctaaataaaatatgtagttgtaattataactataacaTTAaaggatatatttataattttataaaatacatgagatgtttgtgtattttaatataatctgAAGGGATATTaacgtaatttacccttaaatttAGCTTTAAAAGGCGTCGATgtaattttctcttatataaaaagtagGGTTTTTCATAATAACTACCCCATTaacatttgtaattttataatattacataattgaaatgttattatttttatataatttataccaatattttattttaataaaacaaattaagcaATATATACCAAAAATTCATCTCCCACTCGTACACAAATAtgtgtgtaattaatttgatgtattcgatccttatattttcaaaaacaattCTTGCAtatatttccaaaaataaaaatttacgcacaaattctttgatgagtgatttaaaaataaaataaaataacctAAACCAACTATATATAGTGAATCTTTACttggatattaattaattattacatatccgttatatgtaatttctgtTGTTAATTTAAACTCAAACGAATcatataatgaaattaatttttagaggGAAATAATGAACTAATCATGTAATAACCACAAACATGCACATAATTTAGTGGCGAAATTGATGTTGCATgactataaaattatgaatttaagaaaattaaaaagtattaattacttttataataaactatgaataattttattagtagttataatttatgtaattattaatggttcatattcaaatatatgtatatatatatatttgtggggtatggttgaaaatatatatagaaagataCAAAGATGTACGTAGTAGAGTGATGTGATGCACTAGGAACAGTTAACGTGCGAGGTGGTACATACATGTCTGAATTTTTGAGTTGTTTGAAATGCTAAAAGCATTGAAACGACAAGACACGACACCACCATGCTTTGGTTCTATATTACGACACAAACATTCTGacctattttcttctttcttaaatatatatatatatataagagaaaaaGTAGTTTTTGGAGAGATGTCCAATCAATTGAAAGGATGGTAGTCTGAACACCCCACATTAAAAAAGACCCCATAAGCAACAAAAAcgacaaaggaaaaaagagaaagaaataatatatacatatattattggataaattataatggttttttaataattgtaagTGTTCAttattgtttcaaaaattataaatattttataaaattaaagatcatctaataaattaatatttaatataatagacTGTGACGAGGagtatttattttctgaactgaaaataatgattatatatatttttttttaaataagtcgattacaatcatcaatatcaaatattaatgaataacaATTACggacaataataataatcatactatctatttatataatataaatatatataatcaatactTATTATTAGAATAGAACTACATcaactattaaagtagaaacATCTCATACGTTGGTGTAATTTGAATTTACGATCTTAGAGTTATGGAACCTCAGTTTCATCAATTGAGCTATGCCTCGTCGGTACGAGGGGAAACTTGTTAgacattcattaattttaataaatatttataatttttcaaataataataaaatatttataattatgaaaccTGATAAGGTTCATtgtgatttataatatattatttagtaaaatcCAACTCCTTAATAcagtatttgaattttagttGCCAAAATAAGAGATGAAATTAGTagtttttattcataaattacaaagattAAAGGTAAACAACGTGCCTcgtgaatttaaatttaattatacaaatattttatattttttacaaaattacaaacacataaatttaattatataaacaccttatatatttttgaaattacaaatacaccccATAAAGGATGTCAATATGATTTATCTCAAACAGTATTTTGTGTAATTCTTTGCTTTTGAAAGGGTATTAATGTAAATTGCAACCTGGCTGGGAAGCTCACGATCAAACCACACTATACACTTTCACAAATTAAAAACCATTAGCTCCTAATTAGGGATAAtctagtaattattaattaatttaaattgtacGATCTTGATCTATTACTGCtttttataggaaaaatttGATTTCCCTTTTGATTGTCACCTATATTGTGTAATTATGTATTTGCCCCCATACTATGAAAAATTTCACTGTGCCCCCTCTAACTAACAAAATTTGATTACTatgcttttatattttacctatcttcttcaaaatattttgtaaaacatcaaagttttgattttatttgtacttaataatatatagaaaaaaatgaattaaaattaatttatgaaataaaaattatccaatAGGAATCCAccacataaaatttcaaccaTGACCATAATTTTATGGTTGGactaacttaaattaattagttatatcaTTGAAtgcaaattcaaatcaaattcaatggtttaattataatttcccAAATGTTCAGCAAAGAAATCAAGGtaacactaaaaaaatatttttttcggGCTAGATGTACATTTTCGTATTTGTTGAGGGGGCAAAATGTAATtctcaacaaatttattatataattctggGGGACAACCCATCTCATTAAAGACTACCAGCgacacaatacaaatatatatagaagattaataattaattacactaatatttttattttaaatttttttaattatcaacatcatcgtaatttttttattttttaagaggATCAAAATTAGTTCCCTAATCCGTCCGCTCGGAACTGGAGAAACCAACATCGTCAAGGCTGATAAAGCTTATTCCCACACCTACATTTCCAAGAGAGAAGATAGTAGCTGTCGTCTTCTCTGTGAGACGACAATTGTTGGTAGTTAGTACTTTTGGTCCTGCTCCGGTGGGGTGGAATTACTAAAGTAGCTTCGCATGGCTTGCAACTCTTGCATTTGTTCACACACGCAGGTGGTCTTGATCCCAACACCATTTTCCTCAACTGCTCATTGTCACGTGATGTCTGAATCCCACCTGATGTGTGAAAATCGTAAGAAATTAACGtagttcaaaagaaaaaaaaattataatctgaATCggatttaagtgtaattatatagttttaaaTAGAGTGATcgattatataataatacacaAAATCACTTGTTGTGCGATTAGCTAGATATGTGCGGCTGATAgactatgaattaaaatttttaaaatatgtttttaataaataattattagaaactTTTTTGAAGTTGTCTTGAAAGCACCTAATGAAGGTTGTAAAACACAATCagatcatattatatatagcaattaactttaatataattgcattaattaaatcaatatatatatatatatagtattattaTACGTTATATATTGCGACCTTATGATTTTATATGCACACAGTGAGAAATATAAAGTAAGAGTTTTGCTTAAAAAAACTAGGAAAAGTAGAAAGTtgcaaatttaaaacatttcgtggaaaaataaataaaaaagtaatattttaaaagaatctaaataatttgaaagcaactatttattttcatttttattaggtcaaaaatgaaaaattttatgttgcTTCAATGGAAATTAACCAGAGTAGAACAAAggattatattttcaatttttgaaacagtaattaaagtgaaaattatttttttaaatgtattttattgaaaatatacgATTTGACAATATAGTTCAATATAAACCACtcttattaactaatttatgTATGTTTGCATTGCACATGAAAgcctaaataaaattaaaaacacatatttttcacttagaattgaaaattgaaaatgataacacaaaaattaatacttaattagaagaaatatgtttttttttgttttattatcataataaaaaataaaaaatcatgacaattacTTAATTACGATCTTAATGAATATAGCCCATGATGTCAAAAGATTAAgtacaactaaaaattattataaatattttgattacaTATAGCTAAAATCAcgacaaatattgattaattacgatcaaaatttgaatttttatattaattttatttatttgttacaaatagtattaatttgataacttttaaattatagtcaTTATAGCgtagaaaataatatacattttttttaaatagtgaAGTCCTTACACGGGCAATCATAGATGAGGATTCAAACTCTAAATTCCACTACaaaatatcagaaaattaaaccaaacctCTTTATAGCAGGACATGACTTAATTCTTGCATGGAGATAtcaaatacacacacataaatatatatatatatatatatatattatttaaatatacattCATCACAAACATGGAGGAGTTTTGTATGTTGTTTACCTGATTTAGGAGGTAGCAAAgtgagagaaaagaagaagacagCTGCAACAGCAAAGCTGAGACAAAGCTTGTAGTAATTTCTTGATAGAGCCATGATGATCAGTACACTACTGATTTATGAACCCTAGAAATTATAATGAAGCTATCTTCTAATTAATTGAGTTAATTATGACAACCTTAATCATAGCATGATCatcatgtgtgtgtgtgtgtgtaaagaTAGATTAGATAGGGTTAGGTTTAAGGATTGTTTGGAGGGATCAGAGATTTTGGTGaggtgtgtttgtgtgtctgAAAAAGAGGATGAAGAGATGTTAATGTTTTTGAAGGGAGAGGTTGAGCAGTAGTATGGTGTATGAAGAAGAAGGGACAGGACAGTTCACAGTAACAAACATGGCCTCTTCACCACTTACATTTAACATTACATGACTTCTCACACAGACAATAATGTCTGTTTTCTCCTTTTGGGAAAATGTTGCGTTTGATGACTGTAGTGGTGATGAAAGTTGAAATGACCCCTTTGAGATTCTTCAAACGCACTTACTGAATAAAATACTGATAAAcacttttttattagtatGGAACAAGTGACAAAATTTGCATGTACGtatgatttatatatgataCATATCAAGTTATTGCACGCAAAGTGCTGTAAGAAGATTCACATCCATTCCACTGCATAAGTACCCATCATATAAGAAGGTACAACCCAACTGCTGAATTATAGGCTTCATTTATCTTTGATTCAAAGATAATCAAAGTGAGGAATATTATGATAGTTGCATTTAATCTATACCTTGGTTTGATTTGGGGAGAGGAGGCCCCCCACTGCAAACCCCATAAACACAAAATTCAGCAGTTGAATAGTAACTAAGgaagaaaagttgaataacTTCTGCCCTGGAAAAAGCAATGTGGAGTACAAGATATGGTAGCACGGGAGAATCCTATGGTTGCTTCACTGTGTACACACACTATTCTTACTACTTCTTCCACAGATTTGATTATGGTTGGGTCATTCATTAATGTTGTCAAGATTTTCTGATATAACATGCACAGAGTaattactcccccactttcaattaaaaatagttcaaTGGAATTCGGGTTGGAGGTTGGCTTGATGTCGATGGCACTTCGATCTATAAAGTGTTTGGAATCTCAGAAAGGATGAAGAGTTCATTACATTTGGGGAAGATGAAAAGTGCTTTGCTCTGTATTAAGAATGGCGTACCATAAATCAAAATAGTTAGGAGTATTCATATGGTTGGATGCTCGTATCTGTGTAGATCCACGTGGCGTGAGCTAAACTTTTGAGATGCGTGATGGTTGACAATTACGATCCTGGGTCAATAGATAGGGTCGGATCAGGCACAACTCGACCCGTAAAAAGTATCTACACGTGTATTTTGCATTTGTGGGGAGGGGGTAGTTTAGTTGgtctttttgttgttattattgatatatctCCATCTAAACATCGAGAAAAAACGTAGGCTTATATCTCTATAAACTCTTTTTTGAGAtactatcaatttttaaacgagacttatttatcaaaagtgcctaaactaataaaagaaaattacataaacgCATAAACTGTTCAAGTATCTCGTACTTTCCAATATAAAATGACCGTACACATTCATCATTACAAGCCCTTATAAAAGGGAATTAAAAAGAACATATTGaatgatatttaaatataaatctccgacaaaaatttaaacaactaataaatttcaaatttgcaTCTCCCTTGGGACGTGTCTTTTTCATTCATCTTCTACAAAACGTCCAATCGAAATGAATACATTCAAGGGTAACATCACCCTTGAATTAAATCATTAACATGTTGAAACAAACACTAAACCAActcaagaaaaattaagaaaaagggTGAATGTGTTGATGGGGGCAAAGCAGAAACTCAAAATTTCCCCAtgaagaaagcaacaaaaaggTAGAAATTCCCGAGGAGGAAACATGTTTTGTCACAGTGCAGTCCCTCAATCTCTCTCTAGCTATGGACATAGTATGTATGTAGTCAGCCAAATGCACATGCAGGGAAGTAGCGCCATTAATGTCCCGCTTGACGCGACTTTCCTTTTAATGACTGTAGAAACGCACTCTCAACGTCATTTTATTGTTATCTTTTACTGGCGCATGCAGTTTCCATTTCCGAGCAAACTGAGGCCTCCTAACGTGAAAAAGGTTTCATAACTATGTTCTTAATTTGGACAGTAatatgtgtaatatttttttgaaaattccttTACCAGGACAGAATATGGATGTGGGGGCCCGCTGCTGCCCGCCTGCTCGTTTTAGTGCTTGTTATGAATTTTCTTGTTAAAGTTGGAACCGGCCATTATAGATttgtcatatttataattattttttaattatttaaaaattataaataattttttttgtgttaataatagtctaataaatactcttCATAATACTTcattataaaatgtatttgtaacttttttatcattaagACAAACCTCAAGAAATGCTGTTCTAGTTTACCTATTTGTTtctagttatttttttaatattgatttcattattttgacATCTATAATGTTGGTTTAATGCAATTCAACAATTACTAGAAATTGCATTTGAAAACTTAGTTAAATAGACTAGTTAAGAATATAAGATCATATGTTTCGGGCATTTATTTTGGGACAAATGTCGTGTTGTATATTCTATCAAACTTTATTTGCACGATATTCGTATTTGATTTCACAAAAGTACATTTCACACAGCCAAGGAAAATGGAATAGTCCGCTCTTTCACTTTGAAAACAAATACGTACATTGAACGGtgtgttttgtaaaaatatagacaaacattaAGAATGTTCTTTCGCTATTTTGGAGACAAGAGAAACATAAATACAAACAAGGCCCAAACttctttacaaaaaaaaaaaatggaacgCCACCATTCTAAGTAGAAGAACTTGTTTCAAAAATGCCCACAAAGTTGAACATTCTAAAGATATTACCAATTCTTCTTACAACATACTTTGGTGATTCctatttaatttcatgtacAAGATGTGGACCATCGATATCAGAATAATATGAtgttataaaaatcaaattataacaTCATCATATATGATTTAATGATCAAGTTGAGCCCCACAAGAGTAGCATTCCACTTAAGCGATGACCGTTACTATGACCTGTTCATGTGTTTCCCAGTCAGTCATACATTCCTCCGTGATCCCAAGTTTCCA from Sesamum indicum cultivar Zhongzhi No. 13 linkage group LG3, S_indicum_v1.0, whole genome shotgun sequence harbors:
- the LOC105158384 gene encoding uncharacterized protein LOC105158384 produces the protein MASCPFPFAPSINHHHHAPPPILSCPTPTTNSFTFCFSSSPKLNLHRSFPSESNSWSGRCRATSPESEPPSKKLLPKSSGAIATFSRLQDTLRIFFAVLFWMSLFFWSSAWNGGDSGRPNKGSRSRK
- the LOC110011756 gene encoding EPIDERMAL PATTERNING FACTOR-like protein 8, encoding MALSRNYYKLCLSFAVAAVFFFSLTLLPPKSGGIQTSRDNEQLRKMVLGSRPPACVNKCKSCKPCEATLVIPPHRSRTKSTNYQQLSSHREDDSYYLLSWKCRCGNKLYQP